TAAAGAGCCCTACGTCTTGCAGGACCGGCCACCCGAGGGTCTAGGTGAGGCTGTGAGCCTCCAGGTCGAGACGGGGGTTGAGCGGCTCCTTGGTGTGGACGGCGGTGCTCAGACGGGAGGCCCTTAGGAGGCTCGCCGTGTCCTACGTCCCCGTGTCCTCAGAGGCTCTGGGGCGGGAAGGACCCACCCGagatggggggcagggcaggggtctcCTCCTCGCCTGCTCCTCTCTGGGCAGGTCTCCGGGGTCTCTGGGCCGCGGGGTGTCCGTCCGCTCTGCGCGGAGGGGGGACGAGCTGCGGCTCTGCAGTTCCTCTTCTGTGCACAGCGGAGTCTCGTGTTCCTCCCCGGCTTCCCGTGGGTCTCCCCGCAGCCCTGCCTCCCTCTCGCCTCCCGCTTCTCTTTTCACACACAGGACGCCCAGGAGCCCTCCGTCTCAGAGATGCCGCCGCTGCTGCTGTCCCTGCTGTGGGCAGGTGGGTGGGCGGCGGGGAGAGGGCTGGGCGGGGCAGGGGCTGCGGCTGACCCTCGTTCCCCCGCAGGGTCCCTGGCTCAGGATCGGAGAATCCGGCTGGAGGTGCGGGAGTCCGTGACGGTGCAGGAGGGCCTGTGTGTCCGCGTGCCCTGCTCCTTCAACTATCCCTGGAGCTACTGGGATGACTCTGTCCCAGCTCACGGCTACTGGTTCCGGGAAGGTGCCAGTATCTACCAGGATCCTCCAGTGGCCACAAACAACCCAGATCGTGAGGTGCTGACGGAGACCCAGGGCCGATTCCACCTCCTTGGAGACCCCCAGACCTACAACTGCTCCCTGGACATCAGAGATGCACAGAGGGGAGACACGGGGACATACTTCTTTAGGGTGGAGAGAGGGCCTATTGTGAGATATAGTTACAAAGAGAACATGATCTTCCTGAATGTAACAGGTGAGGATGATGTCAAGGAGAGGATACACAGACGCAGGGGCCCTGAGGgcccccagggcagggctgggaggggacCCCCTGTCTTCTCATCCTGGGAGGGACCCAAGGGGACCTAGGAGGACAGGACGATGTGGCTGGCCTGGGGCAGAGGCAGCTCTGAGGGGCACACTCGGGGTTCCCCCCTCCAGGGCCTGGgtgcttttctctctcctcttcagcTCTGACACAGACACCCGACATCCGCGTCCAGGGGACCCTGGAATCCGGCCGCCCCAGGAACATCACCTGTGCAGTACCCTGGGCCTGTGAGAGGGGGACACCCCACACCTTCTCCTGGATCGGGGCTGCCCTCACTTCCCTGCACCCCAAGAGTCCCCATTCCTCAGTGCTCACCCTCGCCCTGAGGCCCCAGGACCATGGCACCAACCTCACCTGTCGAGTGACCTTCCCCGGAGCTGGTGTGAGCACGGAGAGGACCGTCAGGCTCAACGTGTCCTGTGAGCGCGGGGCCAGGACGCCGGGTCCCTGAGGGCGGACGGCGTCGGGGCGGGGAGGCCTGGGTGGGATACTTGGGGATTCTTCTTGGAGGCACGCTGGGGTCAAGATGAGGAGAATGCTGAGATCCCCCCCCCACGGTGTCATGTTACTCATGACATGTCATCATACTGCAGGGGgacatttatttctttctgttccagATGCTCCACAGAACCTGGACATTCGTATCATCCGGGGAAATAGCACAGGTGGGAGAGCACCTGGGTGGAATGGAGGTCAGATGCAGGGGTGTTGTGAAGATGGACAGAATCAAGCCCATCACTCCTCATCCCCTCTCTGCTCCTACGTCTGCCCTCCGCCCCCCAACCCTGTCCCCTGGCAGGACTCACCTTAGGGCCACTGTGGATTCCTAGTGACAACTCACTGTCACCTCCGcttgctccctcccttcccacctctgCTCCCTCCTCACTTTCCCATGACATCCTTTCCCTGATTCCCTGCCACCTCCCTGTCTCCGTCTCTCCCACAAGGAGACTGAGTTCCCAAGCTGGGTACCAGGCTGCTGGCTGATTTCTGCAGGATTCCAAGGGGAAGCTCATCTACCCCGGGGTTTCCAATCCTACCTCTGCCCTGAAGACTCTCACAAACCTCTGTCCTGAGTGCCCTCCACTCCCCCTGCAAGGGACCCTCTGATATGAGTAATCCGAGCCTAAATCTCGGAAATTCCTTTAGACTCTGTGTCTCACCCAACCGTCCCCAGGACTCAGTGAGTTTCGCAAAGTTGACTTTCTGAAAATGACTCACGTCATCGCCCTCATCCATCCCCATGACCGCAGCTCCAACTCAGGCCTCCATCCTCTCTCTGGCCTGGACCCGGACCAGCCTCCCCTCTGGCCTGTCAGCCTCTAGTCTTGGCCCTGTCCAGCCAGCAAGAATTGGGACCCCAAAGGGATCTCTACATGCCCCAGATCTGACCCTATGGCTTCCTTGCTCAGAACCCTCCCGTTGCTCCCTGGGGCCCTCATCGCCTGTGTGCGGGCCTCCAAGTGGCCAGACCCACGTGTGTCAGTGCCCTGCGCAGTTTCACACATCAGGGGCTACCTCCTGGGATGTTCTCTCCCAGGCCTAGATATGGCCGACTCTTCCTCAAGCGTCCACTTCCCCCTGTCCTGGGGTCATCAAGTTGCCTCTCCTTACCCCATCTCACCTCATAGACCGCCCCCCCCCTCCTTGGCCTTACCTGCAGTGCTTGTCTCAGAGCCGCTGTTCCTGTGTCTGGGAGGACAGAGAGAAGGGCCTCTCAGCCTTGCCCTTCTAGCTCTTTCTGTCTCCCTAGTCCCAGAGGTCCTGGGCAATGCCACCTCCCTTCGGGTCGTGGAGGGCCAGTCCCTGCTCCTGGTCTGTGCCGTCGACAGCAACCCACCCGCCAGGATAAGCTGGGCCCGGGGGTGCCTGACACTGAGCCCCTCACAGCCTTTGGATCCCGGGGTCCTGGAGCTGCCCCAGGTGGTCTTAGGGGATGGAGGAGAATTAACCTGCCGAGCCCAGCACCTGAGGGGCTCGCTCCGTGTCTCCCTGAACCTAGTTGTACAGGATGAATATAAGCCAGGATGCCTGAGTTCTGAGCTAGGGTGGTAAGCAGGGTTAAGGTGGGgacttccagggacttccctggtggtccagtggttaagactccatgcttccaatgcagaggacgtgggtttgatccctggtcacagAACTAAACTCCCATATGGCAAGCAGCGCGGCCAGAAAAAGAATATGGTGTGGACTTACAGAAACTCACACCTAACGTccaccttcctctctcttttcgtCCTCCAGGTGTCTCCTGTTCCTGTCCCCAAGTCTCTGGGGAGCGGCAGGGCTCCTGGCCCCTAGTCCTCACCTTGCTCAGGGGGGCCCTGATGGGGGCTGGTTTCCTTCTCACCTATGGCCTCACCTGGATCTACTATACCAGGTGAGAAGCCCTTCTTAAGGTGTCCCTGATTTGGGGACACCTCCATCTTGTCCTTTCCAGAGCAAaccttccacgaaactggtcccttaCTTCAGAACTGTGTTTCCCTTACAGGTGCAGAAACTCACAAGGGAATAGTGTTGAGAGGTGTGTCTGAGTCCCCTTCTTCACGGTGGTGCTTCAGAGGTCTATGAACAAGGAGGTCCTGGATGACTTGGCCCTGCTTCCTTTCCAGAAATAACATCTCTTCACATCTGGTCTCCAGGTTTCTTCTTGATAGTTCTATATGAGttgttgtgagggcaaggaggaaatagatatttttattattaaattgaaCTATGCTccatgtaatattttttcttctatgtgcTTACCTTAGCATGGTTTTGATATGCCCATAACGTGACCTATAATATATTGTTATAAATCCCATAATATAGTATtttttgaagttaattttaaagagatttttttaattagaaaaattaactattttatatttatccacaTATGAACCATTTCAATTGCTCTTCATCCCtttgttgtaaaaataaaatcccctaaggaaaagtaaaaataagaggAATTCCCTGTGGAAAGAACATATTTAGAAAATGGACCTGTTGTGGCTAACAGTTACCCCAAATAAAATGGAACCAGGCAATCATGACAGACCTAGGGTTCAGTCACGTACTCTTGAGTTCTTAGAAAAACCACGAACAAAAACTATAAGGACTTCTGATTGTGCTGAAAAAACCCTAAGGAGATGCTCCAATGACAGCCATCATTGGAAACTTCTGGTCAGGCTGCAAGGGCCATCCAGTCCCCTTTTACAAGTCTCCCAACTGTGGCTTCTGGGgcttgtgcttttaaaaatcccTCACCCCTTCACCTCCAAGGAACGTACTTTTGGTTACAGCCAAAGGCTTCTTATCCCTGGTTTGCAAACCTTGCGAACAATAAAGCTGTCCTTTTGCATTAAGATAACCCTGCCTCTTTTCTcagatttatttctaatttaagatGACAGTATAGTTTCTCTATAGTATCATTTTCCTTTTACCTGaagatcttttcatatatttttgtagTGTAGGtatgctggtgatgaattctctcagcCAGTGTTTGTCTGGAAAAGTTTTCATGTACATTAGCtttggaaagatatttttattggattagGAATTCTAGGTTAAATTTTTCCCCGTTCTGTTGTTTAAATTCTTTTGGCTTGCCTAGTTTCTTATGAGAATTCTGccttattttcatctttctttctttgtagtttatatttttctctagctggttttaatattttctctttttcactgcgttttaataattgaataatatgtgccttggcatgtaaatgtgtgtgtgtgagagacagagagagagacagagattatCCTACTTGGAGGGTGTTGAGTATCTTGAATCTGAAATTTTATAGTAgtgatcaaatttttaaaagtagaagccaatgtttatatatacatatatattttttctattcttctctGGGTCTCCAATTTTACATATGTGATATTGCCCAATATTATCTCATTATCAGCTCTGAGCATCTGTTCACCATTTCCAACcttttttctctatattcttCAGTTTGAATAGGATCTGATGCTAcatcttcaagtttactgattATTCTTCCACAATATTGAATCTGATGTTAGTCTCATTCAGTGAAATTCTCACTtcagataatttattttcttctctacaaGTTAATTTCCTTGGTTTTTAATcttatgtttcttcttttattatgttaatgttTTCCTTTACATCCTTGAGTATATGGATAATATTTGTAATcaatgttttaatgtttttgtctGCTAGGTCTGTCTCCTCTGTCATGTCCAAGCCTGATTCCATTGAATGGTTTTTCTCTTATTAAGTGTCACATGTTCCTACTTCTTTATGTGTCTAGTAATTTTTCACTGATTGCTGAACATTGTCAATTTTATGTGGCTGATGACTTGGTCTtgtcttttctttaaataatactgGTCTTTTTCTTGATGGCAGTTATTTGTATGTTGGGTCAATATTTTAAaggttctttaatttttattgaagtagtgtTGAtgtacaatactgtgttagtttcaggtgtactacatagtgatctGACGTTTGCCTACATTATGaactgatcaccatgataagtctagtaaccatttGTCCCAACACAAAGCTCTTAAAATATCATTGACCATTATTCCTtctgctgtatattacatccctatggcttatttattttataactggtgaTTTGCACtccttaatccccttcacctattttgcccaccaccccctcctcactggcaaccacccatttgttctctatatctgtgagtcattttgttttgtttgtttgtatgcgttcttgttttttagatttcacgtatgagatcatatggtatttgtctctctgtctgacttatttcacttagcataatactctctaaattcatccatgttgtcaaaaatggcaagatttcattttttattatgtctgagtaatatcatatatattatatattcattcatctatcacaGATaattaggttgctttcatatcttgactattgtaaataatgctgcagtgaacattggtgtTCATAtaccatttttatatatataaatttatttatttatttatttatttatttttatttatttttggctgcgttgggtcttcttcactgcgcgcgggctttctctgttgcatcgagcaggggctactcttcgttgcagtgcatgggtttctcattgtggtggcttctcttgttgcagagcacgggctctaggtgcgcgggctacagtagttgtggtgtgtgggctcagtagttgtggtgcatagacttacttgctctgtggcatgtgggatcttcccggaccagggctcgaacccgtgtcccctgcgttggcaggcgggttcttaaccactgcgccaccagggaagcacccatatatcttttcaaattagtgtttttgttttctttgagtaaatacccaaaagtgaaattgctggatcatatggcaattctatttttaattttttgaggaacctctgtaccgttttccatagtggctgcaccaatttacaatcccaccaacggtgcacgagggttcccttttatccacatccttgccaacacttgtcatttgttgtcttttttattatagccattctgacatgtgtgaggtggtatctcactgtggttttgatgtgcatttctctgaggattagcgatattgagcatcttttcttgtgtctgttggccatctgtttgtcttcttaggaaaaatgtctattcaggtcccctgcccatttttagtcaggttgtttggttttttgatgttgggTTGCATGagtgttttgtatattttgaatattaaccccttatcagatatactgtttgcaaatgtcttctcccatttagtaggctgtgtgtttgttttgttgatggtttccttcactgtgcaaaagctttttaattttttgtagttccatttatttatttttgcttttgtctcccttgcctgaggagacaaaaaGATGTTgttaagaccaatgtcaaagagctcactgcctatgttttcttctaagagttttatggtttcaggtcttacatttggtATGTCTAGTAGAGCAGCCAGAACGGACTGAGACACCACAGGAACATTTTCTTACGAGGACATCACATGTTCGGTGTGCCTGGGTAGAAGTCATTTGAGAATGACACTGTGAGAGATATTGAGGTGTTTTAAATTTCAGGAAGGGTGGGTTTGCAGTGAGGTAAGCGGGATGGTTGTGGTGACTTAGTGTTTGCTTTGAGATGCTCTCCCCCGGCAGAGACTCAGTTGTACTGAGGTGCAGTGAAAAGAGCAGAATCATTATTTGTAGGTTCAATGAGAATGAATGCAGCCTTTTTGGATGAGCAACGGTTGCAAATGTGTCCAGAGCCTGAGAAATATTCCCTGTAGAGCTGCAGTTCTTCAGGACTCTGGACAGCAGAGATCCTGGTGACTGGGGCTCGAGGGTCAGTGTGTGCCGGGGAAATGGAGCGCCCTCTGGGGGCAGCATCCTGAACTGCAGCACAAGCGTTATGGGCGGGAACTGGGACAGGTGTATCTGAATAATACAAAGATGCTAGCCAGGGGGTGTCTAAGATACTCCCTTCCCCCCAACAAAGGCTCCTAAGCACCCTCAGGGCCTCAACTACAGCCAGACCCAGACTCTTCATTCACCACTGGAATGCTTGCCTACATCTCCTTCATTCATCCCTCCTAATGAATCCAGCCCTCAGACCCACACCCAGCACCCTTCTAGGGCAGAATCCTGaactacctacctacctacctctcttcctcctcctcagttGCTCCCACCCCAtacctacccacccacccccagtctcACTTCCTCTCAATATCTGTCTTTGCCCCCGTTGTGACCTCAGGGACAGACAAAGCAGGTGTTCAACGTCTGTTGAATTAGAGAAGGAAACCAGAGGCTTGTAGAGCTTTTTTCTTAAGGAATAGGCTCAGAGAAAAATCTGAACATTCTTAGGCAGAGAAGACAGATATGAGGATGACCGATAAAGATTCTCGTGGACTCAGGTAGCCCCTAGTCTGTGGTCTGcccaagggtggggtgggggggaagggtggCTTGGATGAGAAGGCAATTGCAAAGTGGGGAGGTGCTCTGGTCACACTGAGGAAAGGTGGAAAGTTCAGAGGAGGCCAAAGAAATCACCAAAAATCTGGAAAAGTGTACGGGTGGGGAAATGTTGGGGCAAGTTGGTTGTAAGGTCAGGAAAAGCATTTCAGAAGAGATGGCCTTTGAGCTGAGAACAGTGAAAAGGGGGCCAGCCACGGGAAGAGCATTCCTGGAAGAGAGAACAGCTAGTGTCATGTTCTTGAGGCggaaatgaatttggtaaatgtGAGAAACAGAGTGGGAATCGCCGGCGGGAATGCAGAAGTAAAGTTCTGGGTTCAAAGTGAGTTTGCAGGGGTCACTGGGGGTTACATCAGGTCGAGTTCTATAGGTTATGGTGATTAGTTTGGATTTTCTCCTAAATATAATAAGATGCCATTGAAATGTTTGGGCAAGAGGGTGACTTGATCTgatctatattttaaaactaactcTGGTTGTTGTGTTGAAACTGCATTACGGGGGGAGCAAAAATAGAagcagggaactgtattcaagaGCCtgggataaaccgtaatggaaaagagtctgaaaaagaatgtctgtatatgtatcactgactcactttgctgtacagcagaaattaacataacaatGTAagtccactatacttcaataaaataattttttaaaaaaagaagcaggaagaATCATCGATAGATTTTTGTCAAACAGATGAGTGGTGATGGTGACCAGGACCTAGATAGTCATTCTCAATCAAGGGTGATTTTTATCAACAGGTGacaatgcctggagacatttgTAATTGTCACGActgtgatgggggagggaggcaaCTGGCATCTggagggtagaggccagggatgctgctcaacatcctacaaGCTcgcaagagttcgcatgccataactaaggagcccgcgtgccgcaactaaggaacccacctgccacaactaaggagtcggCGAGGCagaactaaggagcctgcctgctgcaactaagacccagtgcaaccaaataaataaataaatatttaaaaaaaaaaacaacaacaacttgcAGGAGAGAAGAGTCTCCGACGGTGTCAGGAGCCCTTTCTGCCGCACGCTGGCACACCTGCCACAAGCTTGTGATGCAGGAGTCCTGGAACCTTCCTGTCCGAAGGCCCTCGATAAAAGGCTAAATCCTTCCCTGGCAGCCACGGTGAAATAGACATCAACACACCCATCGCCACATCCTGTGTGTTTCCTATTCAGTCAGATTCATCCACGTCCATTGATTTTGCGATCATCCTCTTACCACGTCACTTGCTTTCCCATCTCCTAAGTGCATACAGAAGAACTTCATTAGAAACACGTTTAGAAGCTATCCCTAATCATTTTCCaaatagtgacagaaagtaagCAAATGTGATAGTAAGGAACTGGTTAGGCTACTTTATGCATTTTTTCATCCTTCTGGGTGACCAAAGTAATAATCAAGACCTTGTATGTAGAATATAGGTTCTGTAGCATGTTCTTATTATATATCAGTGTCCTTCAAATTTTGACAAGCTTATttgtcaccttgggaaccatgCTAAAATaaagattcctttttttaaaacaaacaaacaaacaaacaaaaaaacatcctACAAGCTCAGGGCAGCTTCTACTCCCCAAGAATTATCTGactcaaaatgtcaatagtgctgagattGTGAAATCTTGGCCTAGGGTAATGAATGGTAGTGGGGATGGGGATAAGTGgatagatatttttttaatatttaaaaagttgaaCTGACAGGTCTGGCAAGGACTGAGGCAAAGGAAGACATCAGAATGTTGCTAGGATATGGGCAGATGTTGGTACCACAAAACAATAACATTTAGACAACTGAAAAGGAGAGGGTTTGAGATGAGAAATAAGAGTGctgcatgggggcttccctggtggcgcagtggttgggagtctgcctgccaatgcaggagacacgggttcgagccccggtccgggagggtcccgcatgccgcggagcggctgggcccttgagccacaactactgagcctgcgcgtctggagcctgtgctccccaacgagagagcccgcggcggtggggggcccgcgcaccgcggtgaggagtggcccccgctctctgcaactggagaaagccctcgcacagaaacgaagacccaacacagccacaaataaataaataaataaataaaattaaaaaaaaaaaaaaaaaaaaaaagagtgctgcATGAAAATTGAGACACCGAGTTTGAGATGCCCATTATATAGTCCTGAGTAGATGTCAAGTAGACAGGGGAGaattgaaatatataatttatgtcaTCAGCATGTttctttattgttgttgttgtgtgtCTTGTGATCATTTATTTTAGTTTGTAGTTTAACTTCACTTTGAAGCAACTAGAGACTCAAAGGAGGTTGCAGAGAAATGAACCGTGACGTCTCATGCATTCCACTTACCCCCAGTGTTAACATCTTACACAACTGTAGGACAATATGAAAATCAAAAAATTGATATTGGTAGTACAATTCTGATTACCGATTTCAAAGTGTGGGCCGGGGGGAAGCTCCCCACACCACCAGGCAATTCTCCGCACTAGCTGGGCATCCTACAACTCAACGCAACTCTGACACCACctacctggagatagtgtcagatcccacaggttaagggctcagtcccataagaCTGCCCCCCAACccgcttcagatgccaatcacaagttcATGTTGTCACTTGTGCTTCTGACTGATGGAGTATAGATCGGAGGTGCTCATGACCCattccttgggttcaattaatttgctagagtggcacacagaactcagagaaacagtcTACTTCTGAGATTACTggcttattataaaaggatataactcaggaacagccagatggaaatgACGCATAGGACAAAGTATGGGGAAAGGGCTTggggcttccatgccctctctttGGGGAGGtgcaccactctccccaaatcttcaCGTGTTCTCCAACCTGGAAACTCTCTGAACCCCATACTtttggtttttatggaggcttcattccataggcatgactgattaaatcattggccatggGCGACTGACTCAACCTCTAGCCCCTCACCCCTTCTGGGAGGTCAGGGATTGGACTGAAATTTCCTACCTTCTAATCACATGGTTcattcccctggcaaccagcccccatccttatgtgctttccaaaagtcacctcattaacaaaaACTCAGGTGTGGTGGAAAGGGGTTTGTCATGAATAGCAAGACATTCATTTCTGGCTCTGAAGtgttttcaggaactgaggacaagagaccaatattataacaaaagatgctctcattgctcttatcactcaggaaattccaagggttttgggtGCGGTGAGCCAGGAACCATGAACAAAGACCAAAATATATACTtactataaatcacaatatcacatgtAGCATGCATTTTTAAAGTCATGGATGAAATAGGGCATCTAGGGAGAGTGATCCTGATGCATTCTAAGATTTAGGAGTCAAGGGCAGAGGCGGAACCATTAAAGATGAAGAAGAGTGTCTAGAAAGGTCGAAGGAAAACCAAGGAAGTAATGGTGTCCTCTGTATGCTATGGGCAGCCCGACTCCGGCAGGTGCCTTCGAGATGGCAGTTCTAGGTGACAGGGGAAGCCAGACTGAagtgtttcaagaaggaaggggtggggcttccctggtagcgcaatggttaagaatccgcctgccaatgcaggggacacgggttccagccctggtccgggaagatcccacatgccgtggagcaactaagcccatgcgccacaactactgagcctgcgagccacaactactgaagcccgtgtgccacaactactgaagcccgcgtgcctagcgcctgtgctctgcaacaagagaagccaccgcagtgagaagcccgtgcatcgcaacaaagagaagccaccgcagtgagaagcccgtgcatcgcaacaaagagtagcccccgctctcagcgagtagagaaaacccgcgtgcaagcgaagacccggtgcagccaaaaattaaataaatgaataaataaataaatttataaaaaaaaaaagaaggaaggggtgaCGGAGCACACCAAGTGCTGCTGGGCAGGTGGCATCCAAATGAGATGAGAATGGAAGTTACCTATGGGTTTTAGCCATTTGAGATCCTTGGTGATCCTGACAAGAAGAGTTTGAGGGATGCAGGGATGGAGGCAAGATTGGACTAAGATGTGCAGGATGGACAGTAAATAAAGGGCAGTTCCTGTGAAGAGAAGAGCGAACCCTCAGGGTTTCCGGGAAAGCGGAGGAGGGGAGCTCAGGACCACCTCCAGGAACCTGTTGGCAGCTGCCTCCGGAAGGGGATGGGTTGGTCCACAAGTGGGGTTACTGAAGGGTCCCCTGGCTCCACTCTGTTTCCATCTCTTCCTGGCCGCTTGGCTATGGATATAAAGCTGCCCAACTGACCTCACCTGGTACAGGAGACCTCCTCACCTCCACATGTCAGGGATCAGCTCTGAGCTTTGAAG
Above is a window of Balaenoptera ricei isolate mBalRic1 chromosome 19, mBalRic1.hap2, whole genome shotgun sequence DNA encoding:
- the LOC132353932 gene encoding sialic acid-binding Ig-like lectin 13, with product MPPLLLSLLWAGSLAQDRRIRLEVRESVTVQEGLCVRVPCSFNYPWSYWDDSVPAHGYWFREGASIYQDPPVATNNPDREVLTETQGRFHLLGDPQTYNCSLDIRDAQRGDTGTYFFRVERGPIVRYSYKENMIFLNVTALTQTPDIRVQGTLESGRPRNITCAVPWACERGTPHTFSWIGAALTSLHPKSPHSSVLTLALRPQDHGTNLTCRVTFPGAGVSTERTVRLNVSYAPQNLDIRIIRGNSTVPEVLGNATSLRVVEGQSLLLVCAVDSNPPARISWARGCLTLSPSQPLDPGVLELPQVVLGDGGELTCRAQHLRGSLRVSLNLVVQDEYKPGCLSSELGW